The Gordonibacter urolithinfaciens genome contains a region encoding:
- a CDS encoding demethoxyubiquinone hydroxylase family protein translates to MPNFPNPFSGNVDRKMTNAELMQALRIDIAGELEAIFLYEAHYLATDDPAAKAVLADIRDEEKAHMGELITLMRHLDPKETEFFLEGEGEVQEQLAELGIVTDGEIAPAPETPAAAPTVGDLSE, encoded by the coding sequence ATGCCCAACTTCCCGAACCCGTTCTCCGGCAACGTCGACCGCAAGATGACGAACGCGGAGCTCATGCAGGCCCTGCGCATCGACATCGCAGGCGAGCTCGAGGCCATCTTCCTGTACGAGGCGCACTACCTGGCCACGGATGACCCGGCGGCCAAGGCCGTGCTGGCCGACATCCGCGACGAGGAGAAGGCCCACATGGGCGAGCTCATCACGCTCATGCGCCATCTGGACCCCAAGGAAACGGAGTTCTTCCTGGAGGGCGAGGGAGAGGTGCAGGAGCAGCTGGCGGAGCTCGGCATCGTGACGGACGGCGAGATTGCCCCGGCGCCCGAGACGCCCGCAGCCGCTCCCACCGTAGGCGACCTGTCAGAGTAG
- a CDS encoding DMT family transporter — protein MARILKTPASLPLWTYKAFLLVAAAIWGLGTVVIKSTVDAFPPAWIVGVRFTAAGIILGVVMLPRFRKRIDAEHLCKGSVLGVMVFLAYWSNSTGLTDTTASNSSFLTSLYCVIIPFLGWALHGPRPTRFNLAAAVVCVAGVGCVSFAGAAGFSLRFGDLITLLSALFLSFHVVYTAKFAPGCDMTLLTVIQFLVAGLLGLAAGLALEPMPNFAALGADTWTSLAYLAVFASCVALLLQNVAVAHVDPAPASLFLATESVFGVLFSVLFLGELLSAPLFAGFALIFAGIVVSEYLPQRAARKADARTNAQVGSQAESDKTQLEAQAAPATERLLPDDSNPLSD, from the coding sequence ATGGCCCGCATCCTGAAAACACCCGCTTCGCTGCCGCTCTGGACGTACAAGGCGTTCTTGCTGGTGGCTGCCGCCATCTGGGGGCTGGGAACCGTCGTCATCAAGTCGACGGTGGATGCGTTCCCGCCCGCTTGGATCGTGGGCGTGCGCTTCACGGCCGCGGGCATCATCCTGGGCGTGGTCATGCTGCCCCGCTTCAGGAAGCGCATCGACGCCGAGCACCTGTGCAAGGGCTCCGTGCTGGGCGTGATGGTGTTCCTGGCCTACTGGAGCAACTCCACCGGGCTCACCGACACCACGGCGTCGAACAGCTCGTTCCTCACGTCGCTGTACTGCGTGATCATCCCGTTCCTCGGCTGGGCGCTGCACGGGCCGCGGCCCACGCGCTTCAACCTCGCTGCCGCCGTGGTGTGCGTGGCGGGCGTGGGATGCGTGTCGTTCGCGGGCGCGGCCGGGTTCTCGTTGCGTTTCGGCGACCTGATCACGCTGCTGTCCGCCCTATTTTTGAGCTTCCATGTGGTGTACACGGCGAAGTTCGCGCCCGGGTGCGATATGACGCTGCTTACCGTTATCCAGTTCTTGGTGGCGGGCCTGCTGGGCCTCGCGGCCGGACTGGCGCTCGAGCCGATGCCGAACTTCGCAGCGCTCGGCGCCGACACGTGGACGAGTCTGGCCTACCTGGCCGTATTCGCCTCCTGCGTCGCGCTGCTGCTGCAGAACGTGGCGGTGGCCCACGTGGACCCGGCGCCCGCCTCGCTGTTCCTGGCCACGGAGTCGGTGTTCGGCGTGCTGTTCTCGGTGCTGTTCCTAGGCGAGCTGCTCTCGGCACCGCTGTTCGCCGGCTTCGCCCTCATCTTCGCCGGCATCGTGGTGAGCGAGTACCTGCCGCAGCGTGCCGCGCGGAAGGCGGACGCGAGGACAAATGCGCAAGTAGGGTCACAGGCGGAATCGGACAAAACGCAGCTCGAAGCGCAGGCTGCACCGGCAACCGAGCGGCTCTTACCGGACGATTCGAACCCTCTGTCCGATTAG
- a CDS encoding FHA domain-containing protein, whose amino-acid sequence MIDVVLLIGRLLFVALLYLFLFALMKTGIGLVRGQRKKERTWNLSVERGPKELRGVSIVVRGPVIVGRSPGADIVVGAGYVSGRHARFSLMGQNLFVEDLGSTNGTAVNGQVIGEPVALKNGDVVNVGDVAIRVRFA is encoded by the coding sequence GTGATCGACGTCGTACTGCTGATCGGACGCCTGCTGTTCGTCGCGCTGCTCTACCTGTTCCTGTTCGCCCTCATGAAGACGGGGATAGGCCTCGTGCGCGGCCAACGTAAAAAGGAGCGCACCTGGAACCTGTCGGTAGAGCGCGGGCCGAAGGAGCTGCGCGGCGTGTCCATCGTCGTGCGCGGGCCCGTCATCGTGGGCCGCAGCCCCGGCGCCGACATCGTGGTGGGCGCGGGTTACGTGTCCGGCCGCCACGCGCGCTTCTCCCTCATGGGGCAGAACCTGTTCGTGGAAGACCTGGGATCGACGAACGGCACTGCCGTGAACGGCCAGGTCATCGGCGAACCGGTAGCGCTCAAGAACGGCGACGTGGTCAACGTGGGCGACGTGGCCATCCGCGTGAGGTTTGCCTGA
- a CDS encoding MFS transporter produces the protein MDDSIVIKPQTLSKGRLWTALIAILLGQFVVAIDLTVLNIALPELTRDLSPSSDQLLWVVDVYSLVLAGFLVATSSLSDRFGRKKMLLAGFLIFGIGSVLVIFINDASQLIAIRAFLGIGGAMIMPITISMIRSIFTDSKERAIAVAAWSAISAIGMAAGPLIGGFLLEHFNWHSAFLVNVPIVGVAFLLGMFAMPEVKLKNPGRFDVLGSVLALAGMVALLWGIKHLAAELAFDVPGAAATLGGLALMALFVFRCLKSPHPIVDLSLFRSRTFSAGVIATMACTFALAVLLYMLAQWLQLVNGDGTLESGIHLIPMSVATLISSLGAAALAMRYQARHVVAAGLGLASVAMLMMFFFQDDLSLTVVIVSTCLVGLGTGALAIGASLIMAETPVEKASSAGSLQEISYDLGNVLGVAILGSLASIIYRSELGTGALRAMGLDGQLINAAKQSFAATTEIGNMLGLPELIQRGADAFNQSLVVTCLAGGVIILVAAVLVWRLIPKGLKITEESDAEVPSDDRSLPASGEGPSVDGGDVGAAQPEPAGNASAANLDDVKMLPGAFPVPVATLSREGGALAQSAAIAKIIEDAGIGVVNVPLDIATLDRMGEMCNDLGIDVTTAFIVLAKKAVEEGRLPLGLPADAGCGAEDLARIERNVEALDEGRGVMHESDDRMRTWAPEAWADYRSWKSQDEDVHRLVKTLVTSIESDGAGAGIGDPRPLKAGETSLWTRRIADDHLLVYRMDGDDLQIVACRSHANTPVQPS, from the coding sequence ATGGATGATTCTATTGTTATCAAGCCGCAAACGCTCTCGAAGGGCCGTTTGTGGACAGCTCTCATCGCGATATTGTTGGGACAGTTCGTGGTCGCCATCGACCTCACCGTTCTCAACATCGCGCTGCCCGAGCTCACTCGGGACCTCAGTCCCTCGTCAGACCAGCTTCTCTGGGTGGTCGACGTCTACTCGCTCGTCTTGGCGGGCTTCCTCGTTGCCACCAGCTCGCTTTCGGATAGGTTCGGCAGGAAGAAGATGCTCCTCGCGGGCTTCCTGATATTCGGCATCGGCTCGGTGCTGGTCATATTCATAAACGACGCAAGCCAGCTCATTGCCATCCGGGCCTTCTTGGGTATCGGCGGTGCGATGATCATGCCCATCACCATATCCATGATCCGAAGCATCTTCACGGATTCGAAGGAGCGCGCGATAGCTGTGGCCGCCTGGTCGGCCATCAGCGCCATCGGCATGGCGGCCGGCCCGCTCATCGGCGGCTTTCTGCTGGAGCACTTCAATTGGCACTCGGCGTTCCTTGTGAACGTGCCCATCGTGGGCGTCGCCTTCCTGCTCGGCATGTTCGCCATGCCGGAAGTGAAGCTCAAGAACCCCGGGCGCTTCGACGTTCTGGGATCGGTGCTTGCCCTCGCCGGCATGGTAGCGCTTCTGTGGGGCATCAAGCACCTTGCGGCCGAACTCGCGTTCGACGTTCCCGGCGCGGCGGCAACCCTCGGCGGCCTGGCGCTCATGGCCCTGTTCGTCTTCCGATGCCTGAAATCGCCGCATCCCATCGTCGATCTTTCCCTGTTCCGCAGCCGGACGTTCTCGGCCGGCGTCATCGCCACCATGGCGTGCACGTTCGCCCTGGCCGTGCTCTTGTACATGCTGGCCCAGTGGCTGCAGCTGGTCAACGGCGACGGCACGCTCGAATCGGGCATCCACCTCATTCCCATGTCGGTGGCCACGCTGATCTCGAGCTTGGGCGCGGCCGCCCTTGCCATGCGCTATCAGGCGCGGCACGTGGTGGCGGCCGGCCTGGGGCTCGCTTCGGTGGCCATGCTCATGATGTTCTTCTTCCAGGATGACCTCTCCCTCACCGTCGTCATCGTGTCCACCTGCCTGGTGGGGCTGGGAACCGGCGCCCTGGCAATCGGCGCATCGCTCATCATGGCCGAGACGCCCGTCGAGAAGGCGTCGAGTGCGGGCAGCCTCCAGGAGATATCCTACGACCTGGGCAACGTGCTGGGTGTGGCCATCCTGGGAAGCCTCGCCTCCATCATCTACCGCTCGGAGCTCGGCACCGGTGCCCTGCGCGCCATGGGCCTGGACGGGCAGCTGATCAACGCCGCGAAGCAGTCGTTCGCGGCGACCACCGAGATCGGCAACATGCTCGGACTGCCCGAGCTGATCCAACGAGGTGCGGACGCGTTCAACCAGTCCCTGGTCGTGACGTGCCTCGCGGGCGGCGTTATCATCCTGGTGGCGGCTGTTCTCGTGTGGAGGCTCATCCCTAAGGGGTTGAAGATCACCGAGGAAAGCGATGCGGAAGTCCCATCGGACGATCGCTCGCTGCCCGCATCGGGCGAAGGCCCGTCGGTTGACGGCGGCGATGTCGGTGCCGCCCAGCCTGAGCCTGCCGGGAACGCATCCGCCGCGAACCTGGACGACGTGAAGATGCTGCCCGGGGCCTTCCCCGTGCCTGTCGCGACCCTGTCCCGCGAGGGAGGCGCCCTGGCGCAGTCTGCGGCGATTGCCAAGATCATTGAGGATGCGGGGATAGGCGTGGTGAACGTGCCTCTCGACATCGCCACCTTGGATCGGATGGGGGAGATGTGCAACGACCTGGGGATCGACGTGACCACGGCGTTCATCGTGCTCGCCAAGAAGGCGGTGGAGGAAGGCCGGCTCCCGCTCGGCCTGCCCGCCGACGCGGGGTGCGGCGCCGAGGATCTGGCTCGCATCGAACGCAACGTGGAGGCCCTCGACGAGGGACGCGGGGTAATGCACGAGTCGGACGACCGGATGAGGACGTGGGCCCCCGAGGCATGGGCGGACTACCGCTCGTGGAAGAGCCAGGACGAGGATGTCCACCGCTTGGTCAAGACGCTCGTCACGAGCATCGAGTCCGACGGAGCGGGTGCGGGGATCGGCGATCCCCGGCCGCTGAAGGCAGGCGAGACGTCGCTCTGGACACGCCGCATAGCCGACGACCACCTGCTGGTGTACCGCATGGACGGCGACGACCTGCAGATCGTCGCGTGCAGAAGCCACGCCAACACCCCGGTGCAGCCGTCGTAG
- a CDS encoding TVP38/TMEM64 family protein — protein sequence MEDTATPLAPAVPRPTPGDAAGRRAHRVAEADATAGNVPRRAGETHGPVATTRSRKPAVAGEARNDASTEAVSQKSSVGHRAIVRKRIAVVAGLLCLTAALAALCVRFGPELLAFVGDAPRFRAWVDDAGALGRILFVVANMAQVVLAFLPGEPLELGAGYAFGFWEGTLWCLVASALGTALVMVLVRTFGMRLVGLFFPPDKIASVRWLRDARRFELLLFLVFLIPGTPKDLLTYVAGLGTSPIWRIVALTTIGRIPSIVSSTLAAGALGDGNYAVAAVTVVLTLALVAAGLVAYRRLAARQATEQE from the coding sequence ATGGAAGACACCGCGACCCCTTTGGCCCCCGCCGTCCCGCGCCCGACACCCGGCGACGCCGCAGGGCGCCGGGCGCACCGGGTCGCTGAGGCGGACGCGACGGCGGGCAACGTGCCAAGGCGGGCAGGCGAAACGCACGGGCCAGTCGCGACGACTAGGTCGCGCAAGCCCGCCGTCGCAGGCGAGGCGCGCAACGACGCCTCGACGGAAGCGGTTTCGCAGAAAAGCTCCGTCGGGCACCGGGCGATCGTACGGAAGCGCATCGCCGTCGTCGCCGGCCTGCTGTGCCTCACCGCCGCCCTCGCGGCGCTCTGCGTGCGCTTCGGACCGGAGCTGCTGGCGTTCGTGGGCGACGCCCCGCGGTTCCGCGCGTGGGTCGATGACGCCGGGGCGCTAGGGCGCATTCTGTTTGTTGTGGCCAACATGGCGCAGGTGGTGCTCGCGTTCCTTCCGGGCGAGCCGCTTGAGCTGGGCGCGGGCTACGCATTCGGCTTCTGGGAGGGCACGCTGTGGTGCCTCGTGGCCAGCGCATTGGGTACCGCCCTGGTCATGGTGCTGGTGCGCACCTTCGGCATGCGCCTCGTAGGGCTGTTCTTTCCACCCGATAAGATAGCGTCGGTGCGGTGGCTGCGTGACGCGCGCCGCTTCGAGCTGCTGCTGTTCCTGGTATTCCTGATCCCCGGCACACCGAAGGACCTGCTCACCTACGTGGCCGGGCTTGGAACGAGCCCCATCTGGCGCATCGTGGCCCTCACCACTATAGGCCGCATCCCCTCCATCGTCTCGTCCACGCTGGCTGCCGGTGCGTTGGGTGACGGCAACTACGCCGTGGCCGCCGTCACCGTCGTGCTCACCCTCGCGCTCGTGGCGGCAGGCTTGGTGGCCTACCGTCGTCTGGCCGCCCGGCAGGCTACGGAGCAGGAATAG
- a CDS encoding TetR/AcrR family transcriptional regulator: protein MEEDTTKTERSGKKPKKRAPRDPAGRRQAIIDAAANLIAREGSSKITNRRVAEEASVPLGSTTQYFKSIDELRREGLAEVARRIEHEYDEAFRVTEQGIQNATALADFINEYLSDQQRVHADAALYAAAIEDPDVEDITRSAFESFLRRCAPFMDEQRAKILCAFMEGAIINSCFMGVPYDRETIQKAVSLILEEDDAAK, encoded by the coding sequence GTGGAAGAAGACACGACGAAGACAGAGAGGTCCGGGAAGAAGCCGAAGAAGCGCGCGCCGCGAGACCCTGCCGGTCGACGGCAGGCCATCATCGACGCCGCTGCCAACCTCATAGCACGTGAGGGAAGCAGCAAAATCACCAACAGGCGGGTGGCGGAAGAGGCCAGCGTGCCCTTGGGCTCGACCACCCAGTATTTCAAGAGCATCGACGAGCTGCGCCGCGAGGGCTTAGCCGAGGTCGCCCGCAGGATCGAGCACGAGTACGACGAGGCGTTCCGCGTCACCGAGCAGGGAATCCAGAACGCGACGGCGCTTGCCGACTTCATCAACGAGTATCTCTCGGACCAGCAGCGGGTGCACGCCGACGCCGCCCTCTATGCTGCGGCCATCGAGGATCCGGACGTCGAAGACATCACGAGGAGCGCCTTCGAGTCGTTTTTGCGAAGGTGCGCGCCATTCATGGACGAGCAGCGCGCGAAGATCCTCTGCGCTTTCATGGAAGGCGCCATCATCAACTCCTGCTTCATGGGAGTTCCCTACGACCGCGAAACCATCCAGAAAGCCGTGAGCCTCATTCTGGAAGAGGACGACGCAGCCAAGTAA
- a CDS encoding family 1 encapsulin nanocompartment shell protein, which yields MDYLARESADLSAELWNRIDDTVIGTARKQLACRRFLKVFGPLGPGTTTVAVDGVGKEEILEDGIGRIVGRTQLELPLFYEDFTLLGRDLELAAQTGLPIDLSAAVAAAKKAARREDDLVLNGSKALGADGLLTVKGSAKVKKGDWKAGENGFSDVAAAVSQLAKTGYLGRYALVVAPDLFLDLQRLQPSTGMLEIDRIQKLIGDNVFMTSALAPGKAALVCAEPEYMDLAVGLDLSVGYLELADFNHTFRIMETAALRVKDPAAIVVFG from the coding sequence ATGGACTACTTGGCACGAGAATCAGCCGACCTGTCGGCAGAGCTCTGGAACCGCATCGACGACACCGTCATCGGCACGGCGCGCAAGCAGCTTGCCTGCCGCCGCTTCCTGAAGGTGTTCGGGCCGCTGGGCCCCGGCACCACCACCGTCGCGGTTGACGGCGTGGGCAAGGAAGAGATCTTGGAAGACGGCATCGGCCGCATCGTCGGACGCACGCAGCTGGAGCTGCCGCTGTTCTACGAGGACTTCACCCTGCTCGGACGCGACTTGGAGCTCGCCGCGCAAACCGGCCTGCCCATCGACCTGTCCGCCGCCGTCGCCGCCGCCAAGAAGGCCGCGCGCCGCGAGGACGACCTCGTCCTGAACGGTAGCAAGGCCCTCGGCGCTGACGGCTTGCTCACCGTGAAGGGCTCGGCGAAAGTGAAGAAGGGCGATTGGAAGGCCGGCGAGAACGGCTTCTCCGACGTGGCCGCCGCCGTTTCGCAGCTGGCCAAGACCGGCTACCTGGGCCGCTATGCGCTGGTGGTTGCACCCGATTTGTTCCTGGACCTGCAGCGCCTGCAGCCGAGCACCGGCATGCTGGAGATCGACCGCATCCAGAAGCTCATCGGCGACAACGTGTTCATGACGAGCGCCCTCGCCCCCGGCAAGGCCGCGCTCGTGTGCGCCGAGCCCGAGTATATGGACCTGGCCGTGGGCCTGGACCTCTCGGTTGGCTACCTGGAGCTCGCCGACTTCAACCACACGTTCCGCATCATGGAGACGGCCGCCCTGCGCGTGAAGGACCCCGCCGCCATCGTCGTGTTCGGGTAA
- a CDS encoding FhaA domain-containing protein → MGFLSRFEGKMEDTFEGAADRMANAPISPVQIAKKAEKQMRREKMVGAGKQYAPTLYTVLVNPDDDQRLFGYYPTLAGETETYLAAKAADEGLVMDGQPLVRFIVDDGLKHGKFDVIAEPVAAPIIAQLRAEEMQRYGIGGGQAPAGYGAPAPAPGYGAAPAQPYGYGQPAPASPAGGYGAPAPAYAVDAYDDAAYPGFPGAVEQGYAPAAQPAPEYPAPNAAGYPNAAAAPAHPQPQPYQDLDAGFDEFGAQDAYGDFDPNGKPPLPYVPEDEIDYSIDYGEYTFDSQDFDDYRQNGRSQGAPVSGAAGAAMGAAAAGMAGAAASYAAQPGAAVPAGAPVAADTVVFAGGAAQASPVPNQAAVRASLIDTTNNRTYSLASARLLMGRESKNDIVVHDINASRTHAELRFEPQGVWTITDLGSTNGTLVNGAEIATHPLREGDRITIGMTNYVFTQAQ, encoded by the coding sequence ATGGGCTTTCTTTCGAGGTTCGAGGGCAAGATGGAGGACACGTTCGAGGGCGCGGCCGACCGCATGGCCAACGCGCCCATCTCGCCCGTGCAGATTGCCAAGAAGGCCGAGAAGCAGATGCGCCGCGAGAAGATGGTGGGCGCCGGCAAGCAGTACGCCCCCACGCTCTACACGGTGCTGGTGAACCCCGACGACGACCAGCGCCTGTTCGGCTACTACCCCACGTTGGCCGGCGAGACGGAGACGTATCTGGCGGCGAAGGCCGCGGACGAGGGCCTGGTCATGGACGGCCAGCCGCTCGTGCGTTTCATCGTGGACGACGGGCTGAAGCACGGCAAGTTCGACGTCATCGCCGAACCGGTGGCGGCGCCCATCATCGCCCAGCTGCGCGCCGAGGAGATGCAGCGCTACGGCATCGGCGGCGGTCAGGCCCCGGCCGGATACGGCGCCCCAGCGCCCGCGCCCGGCTACGGCGCCGCGCCCGCACAGCCCTACGGCTACGGCCAGCCCGCCCCCGCATCCCCCGCCGGCGGCTACGGCGCCCCGGCGCCCGCCTATGCAGTTGACGCCTACGATGATGCCGCCTACCCCGGCTTTCCCGGGGCGGTCGAGCAGGGCTATGCCCCGGCCGCACAGCCGGCGCCGGAATATCCCGCCCCGAATGCCGCAGGCTACCCCAACGCTGCAGCGGCGCCCGCCCACCCGCAGCCCCAGCCTTACCAGGACCTCGACGCCGGTTTCGATGAGTTCGGCGCACAAGATGCCTACGGCGACTTCGACCCGAACGGCAAGCCGCCGCTGCCCTATGTGCCCGAGGACGAGATCGACTACTCCATCGACTACGGCGAGTACACGTTCGACAGCCAGGATTTCGACGACTACCGCCAGAACGGCCGCTCGCAGGGTGCGCCCGTCTCCGGTGCGGCCGGCGCCGCCATGGGGGCCGCCGCAGCTGGCATGGCAGGCGCCGCCGCCTCCTACGCTGCCCAGCCCGGCGCAGCCGTACCCGCCGGCGCTCCCGTCGCCGCCGACACGGTGGTGTTCGCAGGCGGCGCGGCGCAGGCGAGCCCCGTGCCGAACCAGGCAGCCGTGCGCGCCAGCCTCATCGACACCACGAACAACCGCACCTACTCGCTGGCTTCGGCGCGCCTGCTCATGGGCCGCGAGTCGAAGAACGACATCGTCGTCCACGACATCAACGCCAGCCGCACCCATGCCGAGCTGCGCTTCGAACCCCAGGGCGTCTGGACCATCACCGACCTGGGCTCCACGAACGGCACGCTCGTCAACGGCGCGGAGATCGCCACGCACCCGCTGCGCGAGGGCGACCGTATCACCATCGGCATGACGAACTATGTGTTCACCCAGGCCCAATAA
- a CDS encoding ABC1 kinase family protein codes for MPTFREVLRAAEITIKDNTSGRRMHEIEKILRAHHAFSGLTPEKATAILEDLGPTFVKMGQIASNRSDVIPKAYADAFKQLRANVAPVPFEVIVQTIEESLGHPWRETFADIEEKPLGSASVAQVHRARLAQGPGDPVAAGAQEERPTTNAAGGGAVTAQGPVVAVKVRRPNVVEQMAEDITLIRHVLALADLTHMTDGIMLTLGDLVDELARTTAEELDFTVELGNLERFGAELASQPHVESPRPYPEFSTDEVLVMEYVEGAHINDLPALRAQGDDPAALGRRLAESYVTQVIDDGFFHADPHPGNILVRGEDIVWIDLGMTGTLSASERAIVGRLFASVAKNDPYALKDALLALAKAHGPVDHGLLLGQISALLDSYASIDLADINVGTALLDVIEVMRTQNLTLPPSLTMLARGMVTIEGVLVDIAPETSVVEIISDHVKRQALSFDSLESKAKSLLMASAASAEAATRLPTQVSHTLDMLDRGQVKVGADLHVPADFTAALYAVSGTVAMALISAGLFVGSSLIAQTAMQPQLLGVPLLGILGYLGAFVLGVYVIWRVLLTRHQQRNDEKVE; via the coding sequence ATGCCCACGTTCCGCGAGGTGCTGCGTGCGGCCGAGATCACCATCAAAGACAACACGTCCGGTCGCCGCATGCATGAGATAGAGAAGATACTCCGCGCCCATCACGCGTTCTCCGGCCTGACGCCCGAGAAGGCCACGGCCATTCTCGAGGATCTGGGACCCACATTCGTGAAGATGGGGCAGATCGCTTCGAATCGCAGCGATGTCATTCCCAAAGCCTATGCCGATGCGTTCAAGCAGCTGCGCGCCAACGTGGCGCCCGTGCCGTTCGAGGTGATCGTGCAGACGATCGAGGAATCGCTCGGGCACCCATGGCGCGAGACGTTCGCCGACATCGAGGAGAAGCCCCTGGGCTCGGCCTCGGTAGCGCAGGTGCACCGTGCCCGGCTGGCGCAAGGGCCGGGCGACCCGGTGGCGGCGGGCGCACAAGAGGAGCGGCCCACGACGAACGCGGCAGGAGGCGGCGCCGTAACGGCGCAGGGGCCGGTGGTGGCCGTGAAGGTGCGCCGCCCGAACGTGGTGGAGCAGATGGCCGAGGACATCACGCTCATCCGGCACGTGCTGGCGCTGGCCGACCTCACGCACATGACCGACGGCATCATGCTCACGCTGGGCGATTTGGTGGACGAGCTGGCGCGCACGACGGCCGAGGAGCTGGATTTCACCGTGGAGCTGGGAAACCTGGAGCGCTTCGGCGCCGAGCTGGCGAGCCAACCCCATGTGGAGAGCCCCCGCCCGTACCCTGAGTTCAGCACCGATGAGGTGCTGGTCATGGAGTACGTGGAGGGCGCGCACATCAACGACCTGCCCGCGCTGCGCGCCCAGGGCGACGACCCGGCCGCACTCGGGCGCCGGCTGGCGGAGAGCTACGTGACGCAGGTCATCGATGACGGCTTCTTCCATGCCGACCCGCATCCGGGCAACATCCTCGTGCGCGGCGAGGACATCGTGTGGATCGACCTGGGCATGACGGGCACGCTCTCCGCTTCCGAGCGCGCCATTGTGGGCCGGCTGTTCGCTTCCGTGGCGAAGAACGACCCGTACGCCCTGAAGGACGCGTTGCTGGCGTTGGCGAAGGCGCATGGCCCGGTGGACCACGGCCTGCTGCTTGGCCAGATAAGCGCGCTGCTGGATTCGTATGCGTCGATCGACCTGGCGGACATCAACGTGGGCACGGCGCTGCTCGACGTCATAGAGGTCATGCGCACGCAGAACCTCACGCTGCCGCCTTCGCTCACCATGCTCGCGCGCGGCATGGTGACCATCGAGGGCGTGCTGGTGGACATCGCGCCGGAAACGAGCGTGGTGGAGATCATCTCCGACCACGTGAAGCGGCAGGCGCTCAGCTTCGATTCCTTGGAATCGAAGGCGAAGAGCCTGCTCATGGCCTCGGCCGCTTCCGCCGAGGCGGCGACGCGGCTTCCTACGCAGGTGTCGCACACGCTGGACATGCTCGATCGCGGCCAGGTGAAGGTGGGCGCCGACCTGCACGTGCCGGCGGACTTCACGGCGGCGCTCTACGCGGTGAGCGGTACCGTGGCCATGGCGCTGATCTCGGCCGGCCTCTTCGTGGGCTCGAGCCTCATCGCCCAGACGGCCATGCAGCCCCAGCTGCTGGGCGTGCCCCTGCTGGGCATCCTCGGGTACCTGGGCGCGTTCGTGCTGGGCGTCTACGTCATCTGGCGCGTCCTGCTGACCCGCCACCAGCAGCGCAACGACGAGAAAGTGGAGTAG